DNA sequence from the Uloborus diversus isolate 005 chromosome 1, Udiv.v.3.1, whole genome shotgun sequence genome:
caaaaagctacgctttgaaaacatttataggccacctaattcaaaccagggacaagatgaacagatgtaccgtattattagtgacatgtccagtaagggatccgttatcataatgggggatttcaattttccgggtattgattggaataatttttatcctggtaatggcaaagaagaggaatatttaaaagtaattggtgactgtttcttagatcaagttgtaactcagggaactcgagaggaggccattttggatcttgttttttgtgacataggtagttttgttcaggggttgagtgtaggggagcatattggagatagtgatcataacagcattaggttccgggttaaatttgaagtgtgcaaagatgataattttaggtttgtgcccaatttcagaaacaccgattttgttgcacttaggcagagcttgaaaggggttttttcgtcagggttggaaaatagcgacgtagatcagcagtggacggaatttaaggaaaaacttgctaaaaccgttggggactatgttccatttaggagaaaaggtatTAGTACCAATATTTGGCCTATGTGGTTCTCCAGgaagactaaagaagctcttaattataagcaagccacttttcgtaagtttaaagaaactggtcagagtgcggagaggctccagtatggtaaggcaaggcgaaattttaagtatttggtacggattcagaaaagggaattggagcaaaggctggcagatgacattgatgggaaccctaagaggttttttgcttacgctaattctgggaaagctcgaaacagtcaaattgggcctttggttgatgagtatggaaatttaatccaaaatgatagggatattgcaaatgttctaaataactttttttccagtgtgtttgacgataactgtatctcaacagttgacactaacaagacacaagctattatacagcttgaggattttgtattttccagggaggaggttttatttcatttgaaaaagattaaagcaactaaagctccgggaccagataatatctatccaaaaattttagttgaatgtgcagaggaattagtggatgttattttgaatattttcaatgcttcttataactcggggacggtaccagaggactggaagctggctaacataacgccactctttaagaaggggtctaaaggtattgctgggaattatagacctgtaagtttgacttcggtgatttgtaagatttttgaaactttgatcaaaattaagatcatgatgttcttagagactaatagtctgttgactagtttgcagtatggttttaggaaaggtaaatcctgtactactaatttattgcatttctacgacaaggttacctcagctttagataacaaaaaatgtgtggatgttgtttatattgattttcaaaaagcttttgataaggtaccgcatgttgctcttctcagcaagttagctgacattggaataggaggaaaaactttactttgggttagaaattggcttactggtaggaagcaaagagtagttgtgagaggaaatcattctaattggagtgatgttttaagtggggttcctcagggatcagttttagggcctcttttgtttattatatttatgaatgacatcaatgaaaatatttctggaagcatgaattgttttgctgacgatgtaaaagttatggggattgtcgaaaatgaagaacaagtaaaacagctgcaagaggatttagatcatattactaagtgggcagataaatggggtatggcagttaatgtagggaaatgtcaagtgttacacttaggtcatggaaataagcgtatgagatatcgtttacagggttcagtcataaatcaggcagaaaatgttatggatctgggtgtctttataaatcaggacttcaagtttagtcaacagtgcagtattgctagtaacaaagccaacaaaatgcttgggttcatcaatagatctatttcaaacaaatctaagaaagttcttctgcctttatataggagtttagtaagacctcatttggagtatgctgttcagttttggtcgccttatctgaagaaagatatttttgtattggaaagggttcaaagaagggtaactaaattagtaaggggactctcagatttagattatgataccagacttaataggcttaacatgtatagcctggagcaaaggagagtcagaggggacatgattcagttatttaaatttatcaaaatgaaagatgtaaatggattaaatttttgcgggtaaagcaggacaaggggtcattgttataagctatttaaatctcaggctaacttggaaatcaggaaaaactactactttagcagggtcgtgggcacttggaatagcttaccggaagaggcggtaatgagcaagggagtggatagctttaagagggccattgatcttcattggggactaattaattgactaggaccagcctagctgggctcagagcctgttgctggtcgtcacatttgtatttgtatatttgtatttgtaatctggcaatctgccaagtaaagacgatttcaTCTGATTCAATCTAGCAGGGAAgatgggaaaatagcgatgggatattgatacacgcgttttgtaatgtcactagtgccttattcatttattgcattctcagaaataaagtaagtggaaacaaagatagttaccatagaaacaacaaaaagaaaataaaatattttcattttgttcaggaacgtaaaagcaaaatggtaagctcaaaattttgttgtgaataaatgaatcaattactTTTGCCGTAAGAATAGAGATAGAATctactttagtttaaaaaaatgttgctgcgagcaaattttcatttttacaaaactaaggctaaataatagagatgcaaaaagtgcacatctgaaacaaaccaattaacacccctataaactaatagatacgtccatttccgcctataaaccggatattagcctttccatgtaatcgatggtcaaactgtACCCTCTAGCTCTCACGTTAATTAAGCCTGTACTTACTGAAATATAATTGCacataaatttgtttttagaaataaaatgaacAAACAAATTGATTTTGTGCCATTgagttatacagtaaaacctgtaaagtggaccacccttgtaagttgaccacatgtctaagttgaccgctttttcaggcacggaattagcccttattatataaatcaacctttgtaagttgaccactaaagtagtgcacctcaagtggtcaacttacactggtttcactgtatcaacattttttattttcaatcatttgCTTCTTTATCTGATCTTATTTTTTCTATTCCTAGGtgtcaaaatgaaaattcacATTTGATGACTGCCATGCTTATAgttaaaaaatgctttacagtGCCCTATGTTTTAAAATTCGTAAAAAGTTGAATCTTCATGTTGAAAACAGCTCCTTTTTGCAACCTGGAACTGACATGTTATCTCATGATGTGCCACTGACTTTCCCTGTGCAAGATGAAAGTTAGTGCTGTTGGCTGCTGCCCTTGCGAATGGCCTTATTTCCTGACGTTGTCGTACATATCTGGAAGGAAAAACCCTGACATGGAGCAGGAAACAACAACAAAACCCGCATCCCTGCCCTTGAAGGGCCTGGGTCGGCCTCCCGTCTCTATAGATACCCCTTCGGACACCACGGACTCAGTTAAGTCGCCGGACATGAGTACAGACAGTGGATTTGAGGGTGAACACCTCAACCGACCCTCACTGCTCCACACATCACCATCGAAGGAGGTCGTCCTAGGCTCTTGGCGCAGTGCCACAGATTTTGCTGGATCAGAATCCACGAGCCCAAAGTCTCCCAAAAAATCAACAGACGATTCTGATTTCAACGAGTCCCCCCTAGACAAAAAGTCCGTTCCCGACGCTCAGTCGGAAAGTGACGAAGAATGCATCTCGGAGCACGGCTGCTCGTTCTTTGCAACAATGAGGCCCCGAGGTCGTCCAACATGCGAAGAAGACAAGAAACTTGATCGAATCTCGGCCTTCGGTATCTGTCTGGAGGGGGACGACTTGAATAAGGATTGCGAAGGAAAAGATGGTCGTATAGGTGAGTGTTTCACCTGCCACAAAGTGCAATACATACGCTGCAGGAACTGTACCGATTGCTCTCGTTGCTCCCCCGACATCAAATGGTGTAGGACGATATCGTCCGTCCGTGAATGCAAAAATCATGTTATTTATACTGAGGGGGAAGCAAACAGTGAGGATGAGTATGAGCTGCATGGCAAGCCCGATACAGAGACGGATACATCCGATGAGAAAGTTTTTGAAGCAACTTACAGTGATGAGACACTTAGTGCTTATTATGTGCCATCTAATGTATCTGTTGCTGCAGAGGAGTTTCATTTGTCTGTGAGATTGCCTGAAGAACAGAAGACACCAATCTGTGAGGATGATGAAGGGGAAGAAGAGCAGGGCAGTCCTTGTCTGTGTCACATCGGAATGTGCAAGTCCGAGCGTTGTCACGACGAGAGATCCAAGTACACAACGGTATTGAAGCCGAAAGCAGTCAGACCTACCACAAATCCAGACAGGAGGGACCACCGCCGCAGCAGTCTGGAGTCCCTCCGTGGACGGCACGTTGTTGCGGTGATAGGGCAACACCACGACAGACTTTCTGCATTTCATGAACGTCCATCCAGTAGTCTTTCACAAAATGATGGGATGCACTATTTTTTTAGCAGATCCTTAGATGTGCCACCACTGGGATCCCCCATCAGGGGTGCTGCATCGAGGCCTTCCGATTTTCCTTCCTCTGAATCTCTCATTTTAAGCGACGGAGTTGCCGCGGGGTATGCCAGTCCTCCCGAAGAGAAGCCCATGGAAGTGGATCCTAAGCTACAAGACGAGAGTCCCAGGAGCAAGCTTTTCGGCATGCCTTGGGACCTGTTCTGTAAGGGAAACGAGGGGACACGCTACGATCCAAATAGTGAGCCTATCCACATGACTCTCGAGGAAGTCCACAGCTCCCTTCAGACCTTGGGACCCCGGGAGAGGAGAGCAGCGTACTCAGCACGGCAGTCAAGGAGCGTGCCGTCTGACGACAGCAAATCCTCGTCGTCATCCCTTGGTTTCTTGAGCTCGTATCTCAGGCAGAAGAAGAAGTTGGCTCGATCCAAAACGGAGTCGGAAGCACCAAAGCAGAAAAAGAGTCTTCAGGTCATCATCAGAAGTGCATTTAACCACCTCTTTGGCCTCAAGAAGGGCCCGAAATCAGAGGGCGATGGGCCGAGTGCTTCGTGCGGCAGCGACAGGAAATTAAGCCCCGACACCAGTCCTTTTGCCAACCGAGCCCTACCGCCCCTACCTTTGAGCAACAGTGTCCCGGAGTGGGTAGACGACGATGAACAGTGGACGATAGAGGGCTGTCACTCGCAGATTTATGATCGCGAGAGTCAGGAAGACTTTGAAAGACGGAAGATGGATTATGCTGCAAGCATTGAAAGAGTTAAAGATGTAAgggttttttaactaaaatattttgttttttttttcagtgagttTATTTTCTAACTAGTGTTACCAGCACAGCTTTGCccttagttgaaaattaaaaagtcatccagttcgtctgtatatttacaaataatgcatgatgaatttcttgccaattggctatgttcattcgctctcccattccaggtcatgataatttcgtaaatttactcgtccatcttatgataattttgccctggaaaatgttcttaaaattgaaatagaaaaagaactaaatcaaatttttgaaaaatcgcttcgaggtgcacacccctatgctacaaactaactttgccaaatttcatgaaaattggccgagcggtctaggcgctatgtacGTCACAGAggtccagacagagagactttgagcttttttattagtaaagattgttcaattttactttctCACAATGCAGTTCTTTTTACAGTGAGATTTTCAGTTAAACAATGAGATCTATTttatgacacccccccccccccttcccttatgTGTATGTTCCTAGATTAATACCAAGGattgttactttattttttatttgtttgttttggttTGTTAACATTTCAGTGCATCTTAATTATGTTGAAAATTCAGTCtagttaaaaaatttcacttgtcttcagaaaattttactcgaGTTCACTATTACCTCTGGTACAATAAAATAGGATTCCCTTAGTCATAAAAatcaacttaaattttatttttaaaactaattgcctttcaaagtttAAGGGCAATTGAATGCCCTTCAATTTAATTaatcttaatttttgttgaaagtcTTTTAAGGTCCTTAATTTCTTCAGTTTGCTAACTTATTCTAATAACTTTGACTTTCTCTCAAATGTAATACAACCCTCAGAGATGCAACTGCCTTGTTAAAAGAACCATGCTGCaccaaagttttttatttcttgcgCCATGATCTTTCAAGGGCAACATGATTTCGACTACAAAGTGACTAagtaaaacaaaaagggaatagaaAATTTAGCTGTCAATGatcaccatttaaaaaaattagttaataacCTTAAAGTATGCAAATGACATTTAACCTACTTAATTTAAAT
Encoded proteins:
- the LOC129232082 gene encoding uncharacterized protein LOC129232082, which translates into the protein MKVSAVGCCPCEWPYFLTLSYISGRKNPDMEQETTTKPASLPLKGLGRPPVSIDTPSDTTDSVKSPDMSTDSGFEGEHLNRPSLLHTSPSKEVVLGSWRSATDFAGSESTSPKSPKKSTDDSDFNESPLDKKSVPDAQSESDEECISEHGCSFFATMRPRGRPTCEEDKKLDRISAFGICLEGDDLNKDCEGKDGRIGECFTCHKVQYIRCRNCTDCSRCSPDIKWCRTISSVRECKNHVIYTEGEANSEDEYELHGKPDTETDTSDEKVFEATYSDETLSAYYVPSNVSVAAEEFHLSVRLPEEQKTPICEDDEGEEEQGSPCLCHIGMCKSERCHDERSKYTTVLKPKAVRPTTNPDRRDHRRSSLESLRGRHVVAVIGQHHDRLSAFHERPSSSLSQNDGMHYFFSRSLDVPPLGSPIRGAASRPSDFPSSESLILSDGVAAGYASPPEEKPMEVDPKLQDESPRSKLFGMPWDLFCKGNEGTRYDPNSEPIHMTLEEVHSSLQTLGPRERRAAYSARQSRSVPSDDSKSSSSSLGFLSSYLRQKKKLARSKTESEAPKQKKSLQVIIRSAFNHLFGLKKGPKSEGDGPSASCGSDRKLSPDTSPFANRALPPLPLSNSVPEWVDDDEQWTIEGCHSQIYDRESQEDFERRKMDYAASIERVKDCGWYWGPISGETAEGLLRGEPDGSFVVRDSSDEHYIFSLTFKLNGLVRHVRIEHDHGNFSFGCLQKFRSATIVDFIDSAVAHSRSGRYLFFLHRRPVLGPMRVQLLHPVSRFKQVQSLQHLCRFVILRSLRRDLIDRLPLPRRLKDYLDTPHYYAEELDQHHLRSTPPVAP